A window of the Carcharodon carcharias isolate sCarCar2 chromosome 35 unlocalized genomic scaffold, sCarCar2.pri SUPER_35_unloc_6, whole genome shotgun sequence genome harbors these coding sequences:
- the uxt gene encoding protein UXT, protein MAAGVGRKVLEYEAFVNEVLKRDLQKVLEQRDEVYEKIAQYLELKNVIERLQESESKELKTEVDLGCNFYVQARVPDASMIFVSVGYGFFVELTFPEALSFIERKSLQLTELAEKLSKDSAKIKGNIRMVLEALCELQGFTDLPAENRREIF, encoded by the exons ATGGCTGCGGGAGTGGGGAGGAAGGTTCTAGAATATGAGGCCTTTGTCAATGAGGTTTTAAAGAGAGACCtgca GAAAGTTCTGGAACAGCGCGATGAGGTCTACGAGAAGATTGCTCAGTATCTCGAGCTGAAGAATGTCATCGAGCGGCTACAG GAATCGGAGAGCAAGGAGCTCAAGACAGAGGTGGACCTGGGCTGTAATTTCTACGTGCAGGCCAGAGT GCCTGACGCGTCGATGATTTTCGTGTCCGTGGGGTACGGATTCTTTGTGGAGCTGACGTTCCCTGAAGCACTGAGCTTTATCGAGAGGAAGTCCCTTCAGCTGACTGA GTTGGCAGAGAAGCTGTCGAAAGACTCAGCCAAGATTAAGGGCAACATTCGAATGGTGCTGGAG GCTCTCTGTGAACTCCAGGGATTCACCGATTTACCAGCGGAGAACAGGAGGGAGATTTTCTGA
- the LOC121274268 gene encoding ER membrane protein complex subunit 3-like, translating to MAKPGAELLLLDSNIRLWVVLPIVLISFSVGLIRHYLSRLLQGERRVELEQLSDSQVLERSRNLREHGKYLPRQVRRD from the exons ATGGCCAAGCCGGGGGCCGAGCTCCTGCTGCTGGACTCCAACATCCGCCTCTGGGTCGTCCTCCCCATTGTCCTGATCAGCTTCTCGGTGGGGCTGATCCGCCATTACCTGAGCCGCTTGTTACAGGGGGAGAGGCGAGTGGAACTGGAGCAGCTTTCAGACAG TCAGGTGCTCGAGAGAAGCCGGAACCTGCGTGAACATGGGAAGTATCTCCCTCGGCAGGTGAGGAGAGACTGA